One segment of Asaia bogorensis NBRC 16594 DNA contains the following:
- a CDS encoding histidine phosphatase family protein, with translation MTPAFSMLLARHPAVQVAAGLCYGRLDVDLATGWQDCVAGWKRIWCDGTVARSSGTMGAPLPSEIRVFHAPASRCALSAQLLVDVSGQGAQAGQRPMACESDSRLAELDFGTWENRLWSDVPRDALDEWADNPMGYAPGGGETVQALSHRVTGFWQERMAAAQDCCIVTHGGPLRVMLALAERRPFEVSDPAPAQGAAILLHFFNNPGGFVAQKPPIR, from the coding sequence ATGACACCGGCTTTTTCCATGCTGTTGGCGCGCCACCCTGCGGTGCAGGTGGCGGCGGGTCTGTGTTACGGGCGGCTGGATGTTGATCTGGCCACGGGTTGGCAGGACTGTGTCGCTGGCTGGAAACGTATCTGGTGCGACGGAACGGTCGCGCGATCCTCAGGCACGATGGGGGCTCCTTTGCCCTCTGAAATCCGGGTGTTTCATGCGCCCGCATCACGTTGCGCGCTCTCTGCTCAGTTGCTGGTCGATGTATCCGGACAGGGTGCTCAGGCAGGACAAAGGCCGATGGCGTGTGAGAGCGATTCCCGTCTGGCCGAGCTGGATTTTGGCACCTGGGAAAACCGTCTGTGGTCAGACGTGCCCCGCGATGCGCTGGATGAATGGGCGGACAACCCGATGGGGTATGCGCCGGGTGGGGGCGAAACCGTGCAGGCCCTGTCGCACCGTGTGACGGGTTTCTGGCAGGAGCGCATGGCGGCGGCGCAGGATTGTTGCATCGTCACACATGGTGGCCCGTTGCGCGTGATGCTGGCGCTGGCGGAGCGCCGCCCTTTCGAGGTGTCAGACCCGGCCCCTGCACAGGGTGCGGCAATTCTGTTGCATTTTTTCAACAATCCCGGTGGGTTTGTTGCGCAAAAGCCGCCGATCCGTTGA
- a CDS encoding TonB-dependent receptor plug domain-containing protein, translated as MSCGGEALAQTASADPASSIAAPAKPAASHAGKKNALRTRQSAPVHAGDADGGSEAIVVTGTREIGKKARDSIAPLDIVSHKQIAATGQGTLRDALSLLLPSLTTPTAGFDAGAMTDTISLRGLNPNETLVLVDGKRRHNTANIYSNPGPQQGSTASDIDMIPMSAIDHVEVLRDGASAQYGSDAVAGVVNIILKKQARGFHAQNITGITSEGDGFQQGVYLDGGAGLGSRGFVHVSGDFVHQDHTYRSAADNRTGTYQNNILSQPEQTRESVSVNAGYDLTDNIQLYALGTYAHRYAQSYQNYRLASSLNAYPAYKAIYPWGYSPVETLNENDYELKAGIKGDFRGWHWDVSSVYGRDYDDIGLINSVNLSTNKATGATPTSFNVQGFNNQQWTNDFDFSRKFTFSGWPHSVNFAGGASYRYEGYSVGTGSPGSLYGNGSDALAGTNPGNAGNYSRDVAAGYLDISTYLAKGLQLDLAGRYEHYTDVGNTQNGKVSLRYDITRRIALRGTISNGFHAPTLAQKYYSALNISPTAARGLIGAGSPGALANGSSGLKPERSTNAEGGFIVEPIRNLHVTTDIYQINMRDRIMPGGNISGATAISAMQMNGFALPADISTWNQSAITANWFANVASTRTQGLDITVTYLTKLGAYGRIDWDAAINLNRTRLSHQASNPVTGAPLLNAASIAYLTTAYPRSKIIFGGNWTHAKWIVGLHEIRWGQTTNQLTYYAPGPYQFSTTHFLEYQNKPKWTTNLDVSYRITPRWTATIGGNNIFSAYPSRVPDGNRYLGAPQYYMSTSQLGINGGYYYFRVNYDL; from the coding sequence ATGTCCTGCGGGGGTGAGGCGCTGGCGCAAACAGCCTCAGCAGACCCCGCAAGCAGCATTGCGGCCCCGGCCAAACCGGCGGCCAGCCATGCCGGCAAGAAAAACGCGCTGCGCACGCGCCAGTCTGCGCCGGTTCACGCTGGCGATGCCGATGGTGGCAGTGAGGCCATCGTGGTGACGGGCACGCGCGAGATCGGCAAGAAGGCGCGTGATTCCATCGCGCCGCTCGATATCGTGTCGCACAAGCAGATTGCTGCCACCGGGCAGGGCACGCTGCGCGATGCGCTCTCGCTTCTTCTGCCGTCGCTCACCACCCCGACCGCCGGTTTCGATGCGGGTGCGATGACGGACACGATCAGCCTTCGTGGCCTGAACCCCAATGAGACGCTCGTACTTGTTGATGGCAAGCGCCGTCACAACACGGCCAATATCTATTCCAACCCGGGCCCGCAGCAGGGCTCGACGGCATCTGACATTGACATGATCCCGATGTCGGCGATCGACCATGTGGAAGTGCTGCGTGATGGTGCCTCCGCCCAGTACGGCTCGGATGCCGTGGCAGGGGTGGTGAATATCATCCTGAAGAAGCAGGCGCGTGGCTTTCATGCCCAGAACATTACCGGCATCACATCAGAGGGCGATGGCTTCCAGCAGGGTGTCTATCTCGATGGCGGGGCCGGTCTGGGCTCGCGCGGCTTCGTGCATGTCAGCGGTGACTTCGTCCATCAGGATCACACCTATCGCAGTGCTGCCGATAACCGCACCGGTACCTATCAGAACAATATCCTGAGCCAGCCGGAGCAGACGCGCGAGAGCGTTTCCGTCAATGCAGGCTATGATCTGACGGACAACATCCAGCTTTACGCACTCGGCACCTATGCCCATCGCTATGCGCAATCCTACCAGAACTACCGTCTGGCCTCATCGCTGAATGCCTATCCCGCCTACAAGGCGATCTACCCCTGGGGCTATTCGCCGGTCGAGACGCTCAACGAAAATGACTATGAGCTCAAGGCTGGCATCAAGGGTGATTTCCGTGGCTGGCACTGGGACGTGTCGAGCGTCTATGGCCGCGATTACGACGATATCGGGCTGATCAACTCGGTCAATCTCTCGACCAACAAGGCGACTGGCGCCACGCCGACCTCATTCAATGTCCAGGGTTTCAACAACCAGCAATGGACGAATGATTTCGATTTCAGCCGCAAATTCACGTTCAGTGGCTGGCCGCATAGCGTGAACTTCGCCGGTGGCGCGTCCTATCGCTATGAAGGCTATTCCGTGGGAACGGGATCGCCGGGGTCGCTCTATGGTAATGGCTCCGATGCTCTGGCGGGTACCAATCCGGGCAATGCGGGCAATTACAGCCGCGATGTCGCGGCGGGCTATCTCGATATCTCGACCTATCTCGCCAAGGGGCTGCAACTCGACCTGGCCGGGCGTTACGAGCACTATACCGATGTGGGCAACACCCAGAACGGCAAGGTCTCGCTGCGTTATGACATCACGCGCCGTATCGCGCTGCGCGGCACGATCAGCAACGGCTTTCATGCGCCGACACTGGCCCAGAAATACTACTCGGCCCTCAATATCTCGCCGACTGCAGCGCGTGGTCTGATCGGTGCGGGCTCACCCGGTGCGCTGGCCAATGGCTCGTCTGGCCTGAAGCCGGAGCGTTCGACCAATGCCGAGGGTGGGTTTATCGTCGAGCCGATCCGCAATCTGCATGTCACGACCGATATCTACCAGATCAACATGCGCGACCGGATCATGCCGGGGGGCAATATCTCGGGTGCAACGGCCATCAGCGCCATGCAGATGAACGGCTTTGCGCTGCCCGCAGATATCAGCACATGGAACCAGAGTGCGATCACGGCCAACTGGTTTGCCAATGTGGCCAGCACCCGCACACAGGGTCTGGATATCACGGTCACCTATCTGACGAAGCTCGGCGCCTATGGTCGTATCGACTGGGATGCCGCGATCAACCTCAACCGGACGCGTCTGTCGCATCAGGCGAGCAACCCCGTCACGGGCGCGCCGCTGCTCAATGCAGCGTCGATTGCCTATCTGACGACGGCCTATCCGCGCAGCAAGATCATCTTTGGTGGAAACTGGACACACGCCAAGTGGATCGTCGGCCTGCACGAGATCCGCTGGGGCCAGACAACCAACCAGCTGACCTATTATGCGCCGGGCCCTTATCAGTTCAGCACGACGCATTTTCTGGAGTACCAGAACAAGCCGAAATGGACGACCAATCTGGACGTGTCCTACCGCATCACCCCGCGCTGGACGGCCACGATCGGCGGCAACAACATTTTCTCGGCCTATCCCAGCCGCGTGCCTGACGGAAACCGCTACCTGGGTGCCCCGCAATATTACATGAGCACGTCACAGCTCGGCATTAACGGCGGCTACTACTATTTCCGCGTGAATTACGATCTCTGA
- the cobN gene encoding cobaltochelatase subunit CobN, whose amino-acid sequence MHILFRETHDLDGQAVAEDLAHAPADLVLLSFSESDLLGLRDVHRASDPSLQVATLSRLRHPLSVDLYLEQTIAHARCVVVRLLGGTEYWRYGVDELRLVCREKAIPLAFITGEATPNTALESLSSIAPAQWARLDSLFREGGTRNLRCALTLMGAIGGLNADDGAEAEKLPEAGIYRRLNTDVSSRALVVFYRAHLLSADLDGIDALAEAIAAAGCGVDLVYVSSLRAAKVVPFLDRWLVDDPPDIILNATFFASRGDDGGASVLEAAGVPIVQLLQPGTTLEGWRKAARGLSPSDLAMQIVLPEFDGRLSGAPISFRDEAPPGLPARRVAYAPGIAQIVRQMQGWLRLAAETPGERRLALVLSDYPGAEGQAAHAVGLDSFASVEAIATMLASAGYDVPPLVASELPDRLCRAAPTLIMSADAYRAAFDTLPESFRQKIIATWGMPSQPVKARFLRVGALILALQPGRGEEADRKAQYHDPDIAPCHAYIGFYLWLRRIGDISAMIHLGTHGTLEWLPGKAVALSPECAPAVLLDGVPVIYPFIVNNPGEAAAAKRRLGAVMIGHMTPPVQRAGLDSAMESLERLIDEYAEADGLDKRRGTMLRRQILDRAADLGVLAESHSCATGREGADGRKARVGTPRDDSADEAEALARLDAYLCDVKDLQIRDGLHVFGCTPPRHDALVAMLSETAHVPPEAVRARLNACPEAERLALLAALDGRFIPPGPSGAPTRGRLDVLPTGRNLTTTDPRMVPTRAALLLAHRTVELLLARHIQEEGENLRHLVLDLWGSATLRTGGEDMALAFLLMGVQPRWDATSGRLCGFEIVPLTVLDRPRVDVTLRISGLFRDAFPGLIDLFDQASRAVAARAEDAEWNPLTLDPDSSRIFGAAPGAYGTGLEASLSQGGWKDRDELGRRYLEGSQWSYGGGREGVRAGAELASRLGRAEVVLHMQDHAETDLLESVDMAAHEGGLGAAASSLGNSPILLHGDTSQPDTPRLRDVAQEVARVTRGRLANPRWIAGMMRHGYRGAAEMARGVAALQGWAATLPTRLDRQIDLAFSALLENEECAAFLEAHNPEALSDMKHRFADLLDRDLWRPRSNAVARVLASDDEPV is encoded by the coding sequence GTGCATATTCTCTTTCGGGAAACGCATGATCTGGATGGGCAGGCTGTGGCCGAGGACCTTGCCCACGCGCCAGCCGATCTTGTCCTGCTGTCGTTTTCCGAAAGTGATTTGCTAGGCCTGCGCGATGTGCACAGGGCGTCAGACCCCAGTTTACAGGTCGCCACCCTGTCGCGCCTGCGTCATCCCCTGTCGGTCGATCTTTATCTGGAGCAGACGATTGCCCATGCACGTTGCGTAGTGGTGCGCTTGCTCGGGGGTACCGAATACTGGCGTTACGGCGTGGATGAACTCAGGCTCGTCTGCCGGGAAAAGGCCATTCCACTGGCCTTCATCACCGGCGAGGCCACGCCGAATACTGCACTCGAAAGCCTTTCGAGCATCGCGCCCGCCCAGTGGGCCCGGCTCGACAGCCTGTTTCGCGAGGGCGGAACACGCAATCTGCGCTGTGCGCTCACCCTTATGGGGGCTATTGGCGGATTAAATGCGGATGACGGGGCCGAGGCCGAAAAGCTGCCTGAGGCCGGAATTTACCGTCGCCTGAACACGGACGTCTCCAGTCGGGCTCTGGTCGTGTTCTACCGCGCCCACCTCCTTTCTGCCGATCTCGATGGGATCGATGCGCTGGCAGAGGCGATCGCGGCTGCCGGATGCGGGGTCGATCTGGTGTATGTCTCGTCCCTTCGCGCGGCCAAAGTCGTGCCTTTTCTCGACCGGTGGCTTGTGGACGATCCCCCCGACATCATTCTGAATGCCACGTTCTTCGCCTCTCGTGGGGATGATGGCGGGGCATCGGTCCTTGAAGCAGCGGGTGTGCCCATCGTCCAGCTGCTCCAGCCGGGCACGACGCTTGAAGGGTGGCGCAAGGCCGCCCGGGGGCTGTCACCGTCCGATCTTGCCATGCAGATCGTCCTGCCCGAATTTGACGGTCGTCTTTCAGGGGCACCCATATCGTTTCGCGATGAGGCACCGCCCGGCCTGCCAGCCCGGCGCGTGGCTTATGCCCCCGGTATCGCGCAAATTGTGCGCCAGATGCAGGGCTGGTTGCGTTTGGCAGCCGAAACGCCAGGCGAGCGGCGTCTGGCGCTGGTTCTCTCCGATTATCCCGGCGCCGAAGGGCAGGCCGCCCACGCTGTTGGGCTGGATAGTTTTGCCAGTGTCGAGGCCATCGCCACCATGCTGGCCAGTGCGGGATACGACGTGCCGCCTCTTGTCGCGTCAGAACTGCCAGACAGATTGTGCCGCGCCGCGCCCACTCTCATCATGAGTGCCGACGCCTATCGGGCGGCTTTCGACACCCTGCCTGAGTCGTTCCGGCAAAAAATCATTGCGACATGGGGGATGCCCTCTCAGCCGGTCAAGGCGCGCTTTCTGCGCGTCGGCGCCCTCATTCTGGCCCTTCAGCCCGGTCGTGGTGAGGAAGCTGACCGCAAGGCGCAGTATCACGACCCCGATATTGCGCCCTGCCATGCCTATATCGGCTTCTATCTCTGGCTGCGCCGCATCGGCGATATCAGTGCAATGATACATCTGGGCACGCATGGCACGCTGGAATGGTTGCCCGGCAAGGCGGTGGCGCTCTCACCTGAATGTGCCCCCGCTGTGCTGCTGGACGGGGTACCGGTCATCTACCCTTTCATCGTCAACAACCCCGGTGAAGCCGCTGCGGCCAAGAGGCGCCTCGGTGCGGTGATGATCGGTCACATGACCCCGCCCGTGCAGCGTGCAGGGCTCGACAGCGCCATGGAGTCCCTTGAACGCCTGATCGACGAATATGCCGAGGCAGACGGGCTGGACAAGCGACGCGGCACCATGCTGCGCCGTCAGATTCTTGATCGGGCTGCCGATCTGGGAGTGCTGGCCGAAAGCCATTCATGCGCTACCGGCCGGGAAGGGGCCGACGGGCGCAAGGCACGCGTGGGGACGCCCAGGGATGATTCGGCGGATGAGGCCGAGGCGCTGGCGCGGCTCGATGCCTATCTGTGCGACGTCAAGGACCTCCAGATACGCGATGGCCTGCATGTTTTCGGCTGTACGCCGCCCCGCCATGATGCGCTGGTCGCGATGCTGTCCGAAACAGCCCATGTCCCCCCCGAGGCGGTGCGGGCGCGTCTGAATGCCTGTCCCGAGGCCGAGCGTCTGGCTCTTCTGGCGGCGCTCGATGGTCGTTTCATCCCCCCCGGCCCCTCGGGCGCACCCACACGCGGGCGTCTGGATGTGCTGCCGACAGGCCGCAACCTGACAACGACCGACCCGCGCATGGTGCCCACGCGGGCCGCCCTGCTTCTGGCCCATCGTACGGTCGAGCTTCTGCTGGCACGGCATATCCAGGAGGAAGGCGAAAACCTGCGTCATCTCGTGCTCGATCTGTGGGGCAGCGCCACGCTGCGCACGGGGGGGGAGGATATGGCGCTGGCTTTCCTGCTCATGGGCGTTCAGCCCCGGTGGGATGCCACAAGTGGCAGGCTTTGCGGCTTCGAGATCGTGCCGCTCACCGTGCTTGACCGGCCCCGTGTGGATGTCACCTTGCGTATATCTGGGCTGTTCCGCGATGCCTTTCCGGGGCTGATCGATCTGTTTGATCAGGCCTCACGCGCCGTAGCCGCGCGTGCCGAAGACGCGGAGTGGAACCCGCTCACTCTCGACCCTGACAGTTCGCGCATATTCGGTGCGGCACCGGGGGCCTATGGCACAGGACTCGAGGCGTCACTGAGCCAGGGGGGCTGGAAGGACAGGGACGAGCTTGGCCGTCGCTATCTTGAAGGGTCACAATGGAGCTATGGCGGCGGTCGGGAAGGCGTCAGGGCCGGGGCGGAGCTTGCCAGTCGTCTCGGCCGGGCAGAGGTCGTGCTGCACATGCAGGACCATGCCGAGACGGATCTGCTCGAAAGCGTTGATATGGCAGCGCATGAAGGTGGGCTCGGTGCCGCAGCGTCCAGCCTTGGGAATTCACCGATCCTGCTTCATGGCGATACCAGCCAGCCCGATACGCCCCGGCTGCGCGATGTGGCGCAGGAAGTGGCGCGTGTAACACGGGGCAGACTGGCCAATCCGCGCTGGATTGCGGGCATGATGCGCCATGGCTATCGGGGTGCGGCGGAAATGGCGCGTGGTGTCGCAGCGCTTCAGGGCTGGGCGGCGACCCTGCCCACACGGCTGGACCGACAGATCGATCTTGCCTTCTCGGCTTTGCTGGAAAACGAGGAATGCGCCGCGTTTCTGGAGGCCCATAACCCGGAGGCACTGTCAGACATGAAGCACCGTTTTGCCGATCTGCTCGATCGCGATCTGTGGCGGCCGCGCAGCAATGCCGTCGCAAGAGTGCTGGCGAGCGACGATGAGCCGGTTTGA
- a CDS encoding cobyrinate a,c-diamide synthase — translation MTRMLMVAAPRSGSGKTTLTLSLIAAFRRRGLTVRALKTGPDYIDPAFHQEASGAPCANLDSWAMTRGQMAAGLAQAAEEADLVIVESSMGLFDGLSLEDGARGAASDIASLFAMPILLVLDASGQGQTVGAIAQGMAGWMPDVRIAGTVLNNIASDRHERLCRAALRNPPLGVFRRDRGIVLPERHLGLVQARERGDLAGFFAALADKADAELDLDAIFDMAAVYRPAAPQDRATLRPPGQVIALADDAAFSFLYAHHARTWREAGAEILPFSPLADEAPPEHADCCWLPGGYPELHAASLAAASRFRAGMTRFAETRPVHGECGGYMVLGAGLEDASGTTHPMLGLLSHRTSFARRRMVLGYREARLCHDGVLGAAGQVLRGHEFHYASVTDRGSDEAFVTLRDGEGQDLGEAGSRRGLVSGTFFHMLSGPRPPSDS, via the coding sequence ATGACCCGTATGCTGATGGTGGCAGCCCCGCGCTCCGGTTCGGGCAAGACCACGCTCACCTTGTCGCTCATTGCCGCCTTCCGCCGCAGGGGGCTGACGGTGCGGGCGCTCAAGACAGGCCCCGACTATATCGATCCCGCGTTTCATCAGGAGGCATCCGGGGCACCCTGCGCCAATCTCGATAGCTGGGCGATGACCCGTGGCCAGATGGCCGCAGGGCTGGCCCAGGCGGCGGAAGAGGCGGATCTGGTCATCGTGGAATCGTCCATGGGGCTGTTCGATGGTCTCTCCCTTGAGGACGGCGCACGTGGGGCCGCCTCCGATATCGCCTCGCTTTTCGCCATGCCTATTTTGCTGGTGCTCGATGCGAGCGGGCAGGGACAGACCGTGGGTGCCATTGCACAGGGTATGGCCGGTTGGATGCCTGATGTGCGCATTGCCGGCACCGTTCTGAACAATATCGCTTCGGACCGTCATGAAAGGCTCTGCCGCGCCGCCTTGCGGAATCCTCCTCTAGGCGTGTTCCGGCGCGACAGGGGTATCGTGCTGCCAGAGCGTCATCTGGGGCTGGTGCAGGCGCGCGAGCGTGGCGATCTGGCTGGTTTTTTTGCGGCTCTGGCAGACAAGGCCGATGCCGAGCTCGATCTTGACGCCATATTCGACATGGCTGCGGTGTATCGCCCGGCTGCCCCGCAGGACAGGGCTACACTCAGGCCCCCGGGGCAGGTTATCGCTCTGGCTGATGATGCTGCCTTTTCCTTCCTTTACGCCCATCATGCCCGGACATGGCGTGAGGCCGGGGCGGAAATCCTGCCCTTTTCGCCCCTGGCTGATGAAGCACCACCGGAGCATGCGGATTGCTGCTGGCTGCCCGGTGGTTATCCGGAATTGCATGCCGCATCACTGGCAGCAGCCAGCCGCTTCAGGGCAGGCATGACGCGTTTTGCGGAGACACGACCGGTCCATGGCGAGTGTGGCGGATATATGGTGCTGGGCGCGGGTCTCGAGGATGCATCGGGTACGACCCATCCTATGCTGGGGCTGTTATCGCACCGCACCTCCTTCGCACGCCGCAGGATGGTGCTCGGCTATCGTGAAGCGCGGCTGTGCCATGATGGCGTGCTCGGCGCGGCCGGACAGGTGCTGCGTGGGCATGAATTCCATTATGCGAGCGTCACGGATCGCGGCTCGGACGAGGCTTTCGTGACGCTGCGTGATGGTGAGGGGCAGGATCTCGGCGAGGCGGGCAGCCGACGTGGTCTGGTTTCGGGCACGTTCTTTCACATGCTGTCTGGTCCCAGACCACCTTCAGATTCATGA